The following are encoded in a window of Alistipes sp. ZOR0009 genomic DNA:
- the bamA gene encoding outer membrane protein assembly factor BamA has product MHKRVFFLLLSLLVFGKVFAQDQAVHNLTVNYEKPQKYVVQDITIEGIKYLDPDLYLGVTGISKGDTITIPGEEFARAIKKLWEQDLFGDVKINASKIDGDKIWLTISLTEKPRLYNWDIKGAKKSEVTDLNEKLKLKRGTTITDFMLTTTTDIIKKYYINKGFLNVDVNVTQTADTVVKNTEHLVFNVTKNKKVKIKDIDFEGNKHYTDERLRRALKKTHRRDWNIFNVSKFIKSDYENDKKELIDFYTQKGYRDAKIVEDSIYKVSNERIGIKIKIDEGNRYYFRNVVWIGNTKNTAEELMTLLKIKKGDPYDRVALDKRLNTDEESVASIYQNQGYLFFNATPVEVRVDNDSVDVEIRMTEGKPATISYISIAGNDRTNEHVIRREILTKPGDLYRKDNVINTIRYLGQLGHFDAEKLGEGIQMDPNQQESTVGIKYTVNEKSNDQLELSGGWGGNMFVGSVGLRFNNFSARRIFEKGAWRPIPTGDSQSLSLRAQTNGSYYKAFSASFTEPWLGGKKPQSLSVSLYYQVQNNSYSYFVKSDQFFKVIGGSVGLGRRLTWPDNFFTFSNSVNVEIYKLKQWQSFIIEDGTAANISLSTALSRNSTNNPIYPRGGSDVSLSLKMTLPYSLLNGKDYGDNSQMTNKERYRWIEYYKVGFKGVFYHNVWKDMVLALRAQFGYLGMYNSKYGYSPFEGFIVGGDGLSGYALYGTETVGLRGYENESVTPKYYYKTTDPDPQKNRRWLNNANVYDKFSAELRYPITLTPQSSIYVLGFFEAGNAWQDMKYFNPYQMVRSAGVGARIFLPMIGMLGIDWAYGFDKPAANPSAGGSNFHFVIGMPM; this is encoded by the coding sequence ATGCACAAAAGAGTATTTTTTCTCTTGCTATCGCTGCTGGTTTTTGGCAAGGTATTCGCTCAGGATCAGGCTGTACATAATTTAACTGTAAATTATGAAAAACCTCAGAAATATGTGGTTCAGGATATTACCATCGAAGGTATAAAGTATCTTGATCCAGATCTCTATTTAGGGGTGACTGGAATTTCTAAAGGTGACACAATTACCATTCCTGGTGAAGAATTTGCTCGTGCCATAAAAAAGCTATGGGAGCAGGACTTGTTTGGTGATGTTAAAATTAATGCCTCTAAAATAGACGGAGATAAAATTTGGTTAACCATTAGCCTAACAGAAAAACCTCGATTGTACAATTGGGATATCAAAGGTGCTAAAAAATCGGAAGTTACCGATCTTAATGAGAAGCTGAAACTTAAAAGAGGGACAACCATTACCGATTTTATGCTAACCACCACTACTGATATAATTAAGAAGTACTACATAAATAAGGGTTTTTTAAATGTTGATGTTAATGTTACTCAAACTGCGGATACGGTTGTTAAAAATACAGAGCACTTGGTGTTTAATGTAACAAAGAACAAGAAAGTTAAAATTAAGGATATTGATTTTGAAGGAAATAAGCATTACACCGACGAACGTTTGCGTAGAGCGCTAAAGAAAACCCACCGACGCGATTGGAATATCTTCAATGTGTCGAAATTCATAAAGAGCGACTACGAAAATGATAAGAAGGAACTTATAGATTTTTATACTCAAAAGGGATACCGTGATGCTAAGATTGTAGAGGATTCTATTTATAAGGTTAGCAACGAGAGAATCGGGATCAAAATTAAGATTGATGAAGGGAACCGCTACTATTTCCGAAATGTAGTTTGGATTGGTAACACAAAGAATACGGCAGAGGAGTTGATGACTCTGCTAAAGATTAAAAAGGGTGATCCATACGACAGGGTTGCCTTAGATAAGCGTCTGAATACCGACGAAGAATCTGTAGCAAGCATTTATCAGAATCAAGGTTACCTATTCTTTAATGCGACACCTGTAGAGGTTCGGGTGGATAACGATTCTGTTGATGTTGAAATAAGAATGACAGAGGGTAAGCCTGCTACAATTTCTTACATTAGCATCGCTGGTAATGATAGAACTAATGAGCATGTTATTCGTCGTGAAATTTTAACAAAACCAGGCGATCTCTATAGGAAGGATAATGTGATTAATACCATCCGCTATTTAGGCCAGTTAGGTCACTTTGATGCAGAAAAGTTAGGGGAAGGAATTCAAATGGATCCCAACCAACAGGAAAGCACCGTAGGAATAAAGTATACCGTTAACGAGAAATCTAACGACCAGTTAGAACTTTCTGGAGGATGGGGTGGAAATATGTTTGTAGGATCTGTAGGGCTCCGTTTTAACAACTTTTCTGCGCGACGAATTTTTGAAAAAGGAGCTTGGAGACCAATTCCAACAGGGGATAGCCAGTCGTTGTCTCTTCGCGCTCAAACGAATGGATCTTACTATAAAGCATTTTCTGCAAGTTTTACAGAACCTTGGTTAGGAGGGAAAAAGCCGCAGTCACTTTCTGTGTCGCTATACTATCAGGTGCAAAATAATAGCTATTCATACTTTGTAAAAAGCGATCAATTCTTTAAGGTAATCGGAGGTTCTGTTGGTTTAGGACGACGTCTTACATGGCCCGACAACTTCTTTACTTTTTCAAATTCGGTGAATGTGGAAATTTATAAGTTAAAGCAATGGCAGTCATTTATTATAGAGGATGGAACCGCTGCAAATATCAGCTTATCTACAGCTTTGTCTCGAAATTCAACAAACAATCCTATTTATCCTCGTGGTGGTTCGGATGTGTCGCTTTCATTAAAAATGACCTTGCCTTACTCTCTACTTAATGGAAAAGATTATGGAGATAATAGCCAAATGACGAATAAGGAACGTTACCGTTGGATTGAGTATTATAAGGTTGGATTTAAGGGCGTTTTCTACCATAATGTATGGAAGGATATGGTTTTAGCCTTACGTGCCCAGTTTGGCTACCTCGGAATGTATAACTCTAAGTATGGATATTCTCCTTTTGAAGGCTTTATTGTAGGTGGTGATGGACTTAGCGGATATGCTCTTTATGGAACAGAAACCGTTGGTCTTAGAGGATATGAGAACGAATCGGTGACTCCAAAGTATTACTACAAGACAACAGATCCAGATCCGCAAAAAAATAGACGCTGGCTAAATAATGCTAACGTATACGATAAATTTAGCGCAGAACTTCGTTACCCAATTACGTTAACGCCTCAGTCTTCTATTTATGTATTAGGATTTTTTGAGGCTGGAAATGCTTGGCAGGATATGAAGTATTTTAACCCATATCAGATGGTAAGATCTGCAGGTGTTGGTGCTCGTATTTTCCTTCCAATGATTGGAATGCTAGGTATAGACTGGGCTTATGGCTTTGATAAGCCTGCTGCAAACCCAAGTGCAGGAGGAAGCAACTTCCACTTTGTAATTGGAATGCCAATGTAA
- a CDS encoding OmpH family outer membrane protein has protein sequence MKKILLLACLFAICSVAFSQKYAVVDSDYILKKIPNYKAALEQLDKLSQQYQKDVERRFDEVDQAYKAFQAEKVLLTEAMKKTREMELQAKEASASELQRKYFGPEGLMFKKREELLKPFYDQIFNAVKEVANEGSFSLILDKANNPSVLFVSPKSDKSDEVLQKLGYK, from the coding sequence ATGAAAAAAATACTACTTTTAGCCTGTTTGTTTGCTATTTGTTCTGTTGCTTTTTCGCAGAAATATGCTGTGGTGGATTCTGATTATATCCTTAAAAAGATTCCAAACTACAAGGCAGCATTAGAGCAGTTGGATAAATTATCTCAGCAGTACCAGAAGGATGTAGAGAGGCGATTTGACGAGGTAGATCAGGCGTATAAAGCATTTCAGGCTGAGAAAGTATTGCTGACAGAAGCCATGAAGAAGACTCGGGAAATGGAGCTTCAAGCAAAAGAGGCTTCAGCGAGTGAATTGCAACGAAAATATTTTGGTCCAGAAGGACTTATGTTTAAAAAACGAGAGGAATTACTTAAACCCTTTTATGATCAAATATTCAACGCGGTTAAGGAAGTTGCAAACGAAGGTTCTTTCTCCCTTATTTTAGATAAGGCAAATAATCCTTCGGTGCTTTTTGTAAGTCCTAAAAGCGATAAAAGTGATGAGGTCTTACAGAAATTAGGGTATAAGTAA
- a CDS encoding OmpH family outer membrane protein, protein MKNGIKALLLVCCVLFGSVAFGQNLKFGVINSQEIISKMPERDSAEAKLMKLRTELGNQIESLQVEFNQKYQAYAQGREKMADLVRQTKEKELSDLQNRIQEYGQNAEQELSKQQAALLKPIVDKINEAIKAVGKANGFAYIFDTAIPSLAYYDAAQAVDVLPLVVKQLGIKEKPAAATPKK, encoded by the coding sequence ATGAAAAACGGAATTAAAGCGCTTCTACTAGTATGTTGCGTGCTATTCGGAAGCGTAGCTTTCGGGCAAAACCTAAAATTTGGTGTTATTAATTCTCAGGAAATTATTTCTAAGATGCCAGAAAGAGATTCTGCAGAAGCCAAATTAATGAAATTGAGAACAGAACTTGGAAATCAAATTGAATCATTGCAAGTTGAGTTTAACCAAAAGTATCAAGCATACGCTCAAGGACGCGAAAAGATGGCAGACCTAGTTCGCCAGACTAAAGAAAAGGAGTTGTCCGATCTTCAAAATCGCATTCAAGAGTACGGTCAAAACGCAGAGCAAGAGTTGTCTAAGCAGCAAGCCGCTCTTCTTAAACCTATTGTAGATAAGATAAATGAGGCTATTAAAGCTGTTGGCAAAGCTAATGGGTTTGCTTACATTTTTGATACAGCAATTCCAAGCCTTGCTTACTATGATGCAGCACAGGCTGTAGATGTATTGCCTTTGGTTGTTAAGCAATTAGGCATTAAGGAAAAACCAGCAGCGGCAACTCCTAAGAAATAA
- the murI gene encoding glutamate racemase codes for MNQPIGMFDSGVGGLSVWREVASLLPREELIYFSDNAHCPYGPKSVEEVILLSEKIVEYFISKDVKMVVVACNTATAAAIDHLRNKYSIPFVGMEPAVKPAALHTKTGAVGILATAGTLGGRLFNMTKQRYASNVKVVMEVGTGLVELVENGEQYGEKAKELLQKYVKPMLLRKVDHIVLGCTHYPFFRPLIDEIAGTNVTIVDPAPAVARRVKDILEEQGLLSKAMDAPKYHFFASGSTDTLKELLVKVLKVDIELVDVVANVSL; via the coding sequence ATGAACCAACCAATTGGCATGTTTGATTCGGGGGTTGGAGGTCTATCTGTTTGGAGAGAGGTCGCCAGCCTTCTTCCTAGGGAGGAGTTGATTTATTTTTCAGATAACGCGCACTGCCCTTATGGTCCAAAATCTGTAGAGGAGGTCATTCTTCTATCAGAAAAGATTGTCGAATACTTTATATCCAAAGATGTGAAGATGGTTGTCGTTGCCTGCAATACGGCAACTGCTGCTGCTATTGATCATCTTCGAAATAAGTATAGCATTCCATTTGTAGGCATGGAACCAGCTGTAAAGCCAGCAGCGCTGCATACAAAAACAGGGGCTGTTGGGATATTAGCAACAGCAGGAACCTTAGGTGGACGGTTATTCAACATGACAAAGCAGCGCTATGCTTCTAATGTGAAAGTCGTAATGGAAGTTGGCACAGGTTTGGTGGAGCTGGTAGAAAATGGAGAGCAGTATGGCGAAAAGGCAAAAGAGCTGCTCCAAAAGTATGTAAAACCGATGCTACTACGTAAGGTAGATCATATTGTGCTTGGTTGCACCCATTATCCTTTTTTTAGACCTCTAATAGATGAAATAGCAGGGACAAATGTGACTATCGTTGACCCAGCACCTGCTGTGGCTAGAAGGGTGAAGGATATTTTGGAGGAACAGGGCCTGCTATCAAAGGCGATGGACGCTCCAAAATATCATTTTTTCGCAAGTGGCAGCACTGATACGCTTAAGGAGTTGCTGGTGAAGGTTCTTAAGGTTGATATAGAACTGGTTGATGTTGTTGCGAATGTGTCGTTGTAG
- a CDS encoding gamma carbonic anhydrase family protein, giving the protein MPYIRPVRGFAPIIGENCFIAENATIVGEVIMGNDCSIWFNAVLRGDVNTITIGNKVNIQDGSVLHCLYEKSTITIGDNVSIGHNVTIHGATVKDNVLVGMGSTILDGAVIGENSIIAANALVLSNTIVEPGSIYAGVPAKFVKKVDPEQTKEMINKIANNYLMYSSWYKEEE; this is encoded by the coding sequence ATGCCTTACATAAGACCCGTACGAGGCTTTGCGCCTATCATTGGAGAGAACTGCTTTATTGCAGAGAATGCAACTATTGTTGGAGAGGTTATTATGGGTAATGACTGTAGCATTTGGTTCAACGCAGTTCTTCGTGGAGATGTTAACACCATCACCATTGGAAATAAGGTAAATATCCAAGATGGCTCGGTGCTTCATTGCCTCTACGAAAAATCTACGATTACTATTGGTGACAACGTCTCTATTGGACACAACGTTACCATACACGGAGCTACCGTAAAAGACAACGTGCTTGTAGGAATGGGTTCTACCATTTTAGATGGGGCCGTTATCGGAGAGAACAGCATTATTGCAGCCAACGCGCTTGTTCTTAGCAATACGATTGTAGAGCCAGGCAGCATTTACGCTGGTGTTCCAGCCAAATTCGTAAAGAAGGTAGATCCTGAGCAAACAAAGGAAATGATAAACAAAATAGCGAACAACTATTTAATGTACTCCAGCTGGTACAAAGAAGAGGAATAG
- a CDS encoding 2-oxoacid:acceptor oxidoreductase subunit alpha: protein MDAKEKCVELEDVVIRFSGDSGDGMQLTGTLFSDTSALLGNGVLTFPDFPSEIRAPQGTVAGVSGFQVHIGSHQVATPGDFCDVLVAMNPAALKANAKWTKKGGTIILDVDAFSEKGIQRAGFTTNDPVAELKLDDYTVVFAPITSLTKEALKDSGLDNKSIIRSKNMFALGICYCMFSRPLNFTESYYEVKFKKKPQIIEANKTVLKAGYDYAANTHAIPSTYKVASAELEKGTYRNINGNTATAWGLIAAAEKSGRELFCGSYPITPATDILQELAKRKDLGVKTLQAEDEIAGICTSIGAAFAGDFAVTTTSGPGLSLKSEALGLAVMTELPMVIVDVQRGGPSTGLPTKTEQSDLMQALWGRNGEAPMVVVAASTPSNCFHYAFNASKIALEHMTPVMLLTDGFIANGSQPWRIPSMKDYPAINPPIVPAGDTDYLPYKRDAEKLARRWAIPGTPGLEHRIGGLEKDYVKGTVSHDPINHQKMVDVRAEKVARVANFIPEQEVYGDSEGDVLVIGWGGTYGHLLSAVKELRKQGKKVSLAHFHYINPLPKNTRELFARYKKLVVCELNMGQFANHLRMNFQEFEYNQFNKCQGLPFTVSELVNKVNEVLEGK from the coding sequence ATGGATGCAAAGGAAAAATGCGTAGAGCTAGAAGACGTGGTAATACGATTTTCGGGTGACTCGGGTGATGGAATGCAGCTTACAGGTACGCTGTTTTCAGACACTTCGGCACTTCTTGGAAATGGCGTATTAACCTTCCCTGACTTCCCATCTGAAATTCGAGCACCACAAGGAACTGTGGCTGGTGTTTCTGGTTTTCAAGTGCATATTGGAAGCCATCAAGTTGCAACACCCGGCGATTTTTGTGACGTGCTAGTTGCCATGAACCCTGCGGCTCTAAAGGCAAATGCCAAATGGACAAAAAAAGGGGGAACAATTATTCTAGATGTTGATGCTTTTAGCGAAAAAGGAATTCAACGTGCTGGTTTCACAACCAACGATCCTGTTGCTGAACTTAAGCTTGATGACTATACAGTTGTTTTTGCTCCAATCACATCGCTAACCAAGGAAGCCTTAAAAGATTCTGGACTTGACAATAAGAGCATTATTCGAAGCAAAAATATGTTTGCTTTGGGTATTTGCTACTGCATGTTTAGCCGTCCTCTTAACTTTACCGAAAGCTACTATGAGGTTAAGTTCAAGAAAAAGCCTCAAATTATTGAAGCCAATAAAACGGTTCTTAAGGCTGGTTACGACTATGCTGCCAATACTCATGCAATTCCAAGTACCTACAAGGTGGCTTCTGCTGAACTTGAAAAAGGTACCTATCGTAATATAAACGGAAATACAGCTACCGCTTGGGGGCTTATTGCTGCTGCCGAAAAATCGGGACGCGAGCTATTCTGCGGATCGTACCCAATTACTCCAGCAACAGATATTTTGCAAGAACTTGCAAAGCGTAAGGACTTAGGCGTTAAGACGCTTCAAGCCGAAGATGAAATTGCTGGTATTTGTACTTCAATAGGAGCTGCATTTGCGGGCGATTTTGCTGTTACTACCACATCTGGTCCTGGTTTGTCGTTAAAGTCAGAGGCTTTGGGACTTGCTGTAATGACAGAACTTCCAATGGTGATTGTTGATGTACAGCGTGGTGGTCCTTCTACTGGTCTTCCTACAAAAACAGAGCAATCAGACTTAATGCAAGCTCTTTGGGGGCGTAATGGTGAGGCTCCTATGGTAGTTGTTGCTGCTAGCACACCTTCAAACTGCTTCCACTACGCATTTAATGCAAGTAAGATTGCGTTAGAGCACATGACTCCTGTTATGCTGCTTACTGATGGATTTATAGCAAATGGCTCGCAGCCATGGCGTATTCCAAGCATGAAGGATTATCCTGCAATTAATCCTCCAATTGTACCTGCTGGCGACACCGATTATCTACCCTATAAAAGGGATGCCGAAAAGTTAGCTCGTCGTTGGGCTATTCCTGGAACTCCTGGTCTTGAGCACCGTATTGGTGGTTTGGAAAAAGATTACGTAAAGGGAACCGTATCTCACGATCCAATTAACCACCAGAAGATGGTTGATGTTCGTGCTGAAAAGGTTGCTCGTGTCGCTAACTTTATTCCAGAACAGGAAGTATATGGAGATAGTGAAGGTGATGTTTTAGTAATTGGCTGGGGAGGAACATACGGTCACCTTCTTTCTGCAGTTAAAGAACTTCGCAAGCAGGGTAAAAAAGTTAGCTTAGCACACTTCCACTATATCAATCCGCTACCAAAAAATACTAGAGAGCTATTTGCTCGCTACAAGAAATTGGTTGTTTGCGAACTTAATATGGGTCAGTTTGCCAACCACCT